In Paracoccus sp. TOH, a single window of DNA contains:
- a CDS encoding autotransporter assembly complex family protein, whose translation MKSWIKAGTAAAIVLGTGAGMVMAQSSGPSSSPFSGWFGGGKGNESSPVDLDFKVDGGDDALLPQIRQTSLLVSAQDEGRVTGQDLLAAARGDYARILGVLYDNGYYSGLIDITLDGVEAATVAPLDAPGAVRKVQVHVQPGPRFRYSRAEIAPVAPGTELPKDYHAGAIARTGDMKTAATAAVSGWRDVGHAKADVASTDIVADHATNKIDSRILLAPGPELRFGKLTIRGYQRMDPRRLRKIAGFPEGERFDPEKLEDVRKRLRRSGVFSAITLTESDYISPGNTLDVDLLVVEQKLRRLGAGFEYSNTDGLSLTGYWINRNLFRGGERLRVDASVSDIGGDTGRDYSLGVRLDRPATITADTTGYVLAEVESLAEEDYDLKSGTFGLGFTWLPSDELTADIALQYRALRVDDDSGRTNFRLFALPASITWDKRDDQNDAKRGYWLSGGAIPFLGLQDETGSGAQLTAEGRAYYSFGTDDRFTLAGRARLGTVVGPEIEETPRDYLFWSGGGGTVRGHSYESLGVEVIQGPDGPVKTGGMSIVTLTAETRIQVRERIGLAVFADAGRVWEDSAFSGGSGWQAGAGAGIRYKTPIGPMRFDIAAPVGGGDGDDGGVQVYIGLGQAF comes from the coding sequence ATGAAAAGCTGGATCAAGGCAGGAACGGCTGCCGCAATCGTGCTTGGAACCGGCGCGGGCATGGTGATGGCGCAGTCCTCGGGGCCGTCCTCCTCACCGTTCTCGGGCTGGTTCGGGGGCGGCAAGGGCAACGAATCCTCGCCAGTGGATCTGGATTTCAAGGTCGATGGCGGCGACGACGCGCTGTTGCCGCAGATCCGCCAGACCTCGCTCCTGGTCAGTGCCCAGGACGAGGGGCGGGTGACCGGGCAGGATCTGCTGGCGGCGGCGCGCGGCGACTATGCCCGCATCCTGGGCGTGCTTTACGACAACGGCTATTATTCCGGCCTCATCGACATCACCCTGGACGGGGTCGAGGCCGCGACCGTGGCGCCGCTTGACGCGCCCGGCGCGGTGCGCAAGGTGCAGGTGCATGTCCAGCCGGGGCCGCGCTTCCGCTACAGCCGCGCCGAAATCGCGCCGGTGGCGCCGGGGACGGAACTGCCCAAGGACTACCACGCCGGCGCCATCGCCCGCACCGGCGACATGAAGACCGCCGCCACCGCCGCGGTTTCGGGCTGGCGCGATGTCGGCCATGCCAAGGCCGACGTGGCCTCGACCGACATCGTCGCCGACCACGCCACCAACAAGATCGACAGCCGCATCCTGCTGGCGCCGGGGCCGGAACTGCGCTTCGGCAAGCTGACCATCCGCGGCTATCAGCGCATGGACCCGCGCCGGCTGCGCAAGATCGCCGGCTTCCCCGAAGGCGAGCGTTTCGATCCCGAGAAGCTCGAGGATGTGAGGAAGCGCCTGCGCCGCTCGGGCGTGTTCTCGGCCATCACCCTGACCGAGTCGGATTACATCAGCCCCGGCAACACGCTGGACGTGGACCTGCTGGTGGTCGAGCAGAAGCTGCGCCGGCTGGGCGCCGGCTTCGAATATTCCAACACCGACGGGTTGTCGCTGACCGGCTACTGGATCAACCGCAACCTGTTCCGCGGCGGCGAGCGGCTGCGCGTCGATGCCAGCGTTTCGGATATCGGCGGCGATACCGGGCGCGACTACAGCCTGGGCGTGCGCCTGGACCGTCCGGCGACCATCACCGCCGACACCACCGGCTATGTGCTGGCCGAGGTCGAAAGCCTGGCCGAGGAGGATTACGATCTCAAGTCCGGTACCTTCGGGCTGGGCTTCACCTGGCTTCCCAGCGACGAGCTGACCGCCGACATCGCCCTGCAATACCGGGCGCTGCGCGTGGACGACGACAGCGGCCGCACGAATTTCCGGCTGTTCGCGCTGCCCGCCTCGATCACCTGGGACAAGCGCGACGACCAGAACGACGCCAAGCGCGGCTACTGGCTGTCGGGCGGGGCGATTCCCTTCCTGGGCCTGCAGGACGAGACCGGCTCGGGCGCGCAGCTGACCGCCGAGGGCCGGGCCTATTACAGCTTCGGCACCGACGACCGCTTCACCCTGGCTGGGCGGGCGCGGCTGGGCACCGTGGTCGGCCCCGAGATCGAGGAGACCCCGCGCGACTACCTGTTCTGGTCGGGCGGCGGCGGCACGGTGCGCGGCCATTCCTATGAATCGCTCGGCGTCGAGGTGATCCAGGGCCCGGACGGCCCGGTCAAGACCGGCGGCATGTCCATCGTCACCCTGACCGCCGAGACCCGCATCCAGGTCCGCGAGCGCATCGGCCTGGCCGTCTTTGCCGATGCCGGCCGGGTGTGGGAGGACAGCGCATTCTCGGGCGGCAGCGGCTGGCAGGCCGGGGCCGGGGCGGGCATCCGCTACAAGACCCCGATCGGTCCGATGCGCTTCGACATCGCCGCGCCGGTCGGCGGCGGCGACGGCGACGATGGCGGGGTGCAGGTCTATATCGGTCTGGGGCAGGCGTTCTGA
- a CDS encoding glucokinase, producing MAILLADVGGTNARMALAHDGVLDAATITRFRGDDHASFDAVMTAYLAQQGSPQVEAVCVAVAGPVWGHEARLTNRDWDFSEARLMRLAGAGRARLINDLTALGYATPALDGEAAGFLRGPAEGALSNGQRLVVNAGTGFNVCAVKVLPDGGIACLEAEEGHTRLPLSVADPLAEALGDQARRIDSVEELFAGRGLARLHALRSATPQTRAETVVAAAAGGDAEAEETLRLYARLFGLLCRELAFRFMPMDGMFLAGSVARSCTDRFGIFERAFLSDPLMPRIPQAVPIGVIRDDMAALHGCLAAIR from the coding sequence ATGGCGATCTTGCTGGCGGATGTGGGCGGCACCAATGCCCGGATGGCGCTTGCGCATGACGGCGTGCTGGACGCCGCGACGATCACCCGGTTTCGCGGCGACGATCACGCCAGTTTCGACGCGGTGATGACCGCCTATCTGGCGCAGCAGGGCAGCCCGCAGGTCGAGGCGGTCTGCGTCGCCGTGGCCGGCCCGGTCTGGGGCCACGAGGCGCGGCTGACCAATCGGGACTGGGATTTCTCGGAAGCGCGGCTGATGCGGCTTGCCGGGGCCGGCCGCGCCCGGCTGATCAACGACCTGACCGCGCTGGGCTATGCCACCCCGGCGCTGGACGGCGAGGCGGCGGGCTTCCTGCGCGGCCCGGCCGAGGGCGCGCTGTCGAACGGCCAGCGGCTGGTGGTGAATGCCGGCACCGGCTTCAACGTCTGCGCGGTGAAGGTGCTGCCCGATGGCGGCATCGCCTGCCTCGAGGCCGAGGAGGGCCATACCCGGCTGCCGCTCTCGGTCGCGGATCCGCTGGCCGAGGCGCTGGGCGACCAGGCCCGGCGGATCGATTCGGTCGAGGAGCTTTTCGCCGGCCGCGGCCTGGCCCGGCTGCATGCGCTGCGCAGCGCCACCCCGCAGACCCGTGCCGAAACGGTGGTCGCGGCCGCCGCCGGCGGCGATGCCGAGGCCGAGGAGACGCTGCGGCTTTATGCCCGGCTGTTCGGCCTGCTCTGCCGCGAACTTGCCTTCCGCTTCATGCCGATGGACGGCATGTTCCTGGCCGGCAGCGTGGCGCGGTCCTGCACCGATCGCTTCGGAATCTTCGAGCGGGCTTTCCTGTCAGACCCGCTGATGCCGCGGATTCCGCAGGCGGTCCCGATCGGCGTGATCCGCGACGACATGGCCGCGTTGCATGGCTGTCTGGCCGCAATCCGCTGA
- the ahcY gene encoding adenosylhomocysteinase: protein MTDSIIRDIALADYGRKELDIAETEMPGLMALRAEYGEAKPLKGARIAGSLHMTVQTAVLIETLVALGAEVRWASCNIFSTQDHAAAAIAKAGIPVFAVKGETLPEYWSYTDQIFQFAEGTANMILDDGGDATMYVLLGARVEAGETGLIDVPTSEEEEALFAQIRKRLAASPGWFTRQRAALRGVSEETTTGVHRLYDLHKKGLLPFPAINVNDSVTKSKFDNKYGCKESLVDGIRRATDVMMAGKVAVVCGYGDVGKGSAASLRGAGARVKVTEVDPICALQAAMDGFEVVVLEDVVASADIFVTTTGNKDVIRIEHMREMKDMAIVGNIGHFDNEIQVAALRNHKWTNVKDQVDMIEMPSGARIILLSEGRLLNLGNATGHPSFVMSASFTNQVLAQIELWTKADEYRPGVYILPKALDEKVARLHLDKIGVKLTKLSPEQADYIGVTPEGPFKPEHYRY from the coding sequence ATGACCGATTCCATCATCCGAGACATCGCCCTGGCCGATTACGGCCGCAAGGAGCTGGACATCGCCGAGACCGAGATGCCCGGCCTGATGGCGCTGCGCGCGGAATATGGCGAAGCGAAGCCGCTGAAGGGCGCCCGCATCGCCGGCAGCCTGCACATGACCGTGCAGACCGCCGTGCTGATCGAAACGCTGGTGGCCTTGGGGGCCGAGGTCCGCTGGGCGTCCTGCAACATCTTCTCGACCCAGGACCATGCCGCGGCGGCGATCGCGAAAGCCGGCATCCCGGTCTTTGCCGTCAAGGGCGAGACGCTGCCCGAATACTGGTCCTATACCGACCAGATCTTCCAGTTCGCGGAAGGCACCGCCAACATGATCCTGGACGACGGCGGCGACGCGACCATGTATGTGCTGCTGGGCGCCCGGGTCGAGGCCGGCGAGACCGGGCTGATCGACGTGCCGACCAGCGAAGAGGAAGAGGCGCTGTTCGCCCAGATCCGCAAGCGGCTGGCGGCCTCGCCCGGCTGGTTCACCCGCCAGCGCGCGGCGCTGCGCGGCGTGTCCGAGGAAACCACGACCGGCGTGCATCGTCTCTATGACCTGCACAAGAAGGGGCTGCTGCCCTTCCCGGCGATCAACGTGAACGACTCGGTCACCAAGTCGAAATTCGACAACAAATACGGCTGCAAGGAATCGCTGGTCGACGGCATCCGCCGCGCCACCGACGTGATGATGGCCGGCAAGGTCGCCGTGGTCTGCGGCTATGGCGACGTCGGCAAGGGCTCGGCCGCCTCGCTGCGCGGCGCCGGCGCCCGGGTCAAGGTCACCGAGGTCGATCCGATCTGCGCCCTGCAGGCCGCCATGGACGGGTTCGAGGTCGTGGTGCTGGAGGATGTGGTCGCCAGCGCCGATATCTTCGTCACCACCACCGGCAACAAGGACGTGATCCGCATCGAGCACATGCGCGAGATGAAGGACATGGCCATCGTCGGCAACATCGGCCATTTCGACAACGAGATCCAGGTGGCGGCGCTGCGCAACCACAAATGGACCAACGTCAAGGACCAGGTGGACATGATCGAGATGCCCTCGGGCGCGCGGATCATCCTGCTGTCCGAGGGCCGGCTCTTGAACCTCGGCAATGCCACCGGCCACCCCAGCTTCGTGATGTCCGCCAGCTTCACCAACCAGGTGCTGGCGCAGATCGAGCTGTGGACCAAGGCCGATGAATACCGGCCCGGCGTCTATATCCTGCCCAAGGCGCTGGACGAAAAGGTCGCCCGGCTGCATCTGGACAAGATCGGCGTCAAGCTGACCAAACTGTCCCCCGAACAGGCCGACTATATCGGCGTGACCCCGGAGGGCCCGTTCAAGCCCGAGCATTACCGCTATTGA